A region of the Synechococcus sp. PCC 7502 genome:
CCAACTTAGTCCGAGTTGGCGATCCCAATCAGGCAATTAATTCCACTTTTACCACCGCCGATCCCAGTTTTTTTGCGGCTTTCTGTCAGCGTGCTAAGCAAGTGGTCACGATCGCTCAGGCGGGACGAAGCTGTATGGAAATAATCAACGCTGCTAACTATGTATTAGATTGGGTAAATACCAGTTACTACGCCCAAAGTCGAGAGAAGCCATTTTTAGCGCAACATATTACTCCTGTGGGCGATGCTAACCCCTCAGCCTTGGGACTGGGCTTAGAAATTCAGTTTCCTGAGGATATTGACCAAACGATGGCTGTAATTAAGCAGAGAATTATCAATTTATTAGCGGAGGATGCCAACCTAGCGATCGCCATTTTGGTCAGAAATCATAATCAAGGTAAGTATATTTATCGCTACCTGTCCGATCTTAAGGATACTCAGGATATTAAAGTCTATGATGTGGAAGATCGCGATCGCAGCCTCAAAATCCCCAAGGAAATGCTCGGGATTTTACAGTTTATTGAACGCCCCCATTCTCCCGATAACCTCAAAGCCTGTTTGCAAATTCTGCTGGATCGACAGTTAATTAAACCCCAGGATTTTAATGCCCTCGCCAGTCTGCCCGAACAATTTCTCTATCCTACCCCCCTCGATCGCCCCTTTCATCCTCAATCCCAGATTGCACAAAGCATTTGTCGCAGCTTATTGCGATCACGCATGGAACTACCTCTATATAACCTGATTGCTTTTATTGCCCTTACCCTCAACTACAACCAAGGCGAACTAGCAACGGCGGATAAACTGAGCGATCGCCTGCGTCAAGAATTAGTTGGTACCTATAACATTGCTAATTTACTTTCAACTTTGCAGGAAATTGTATTATCAGAGAAATTTGAAGTCATAGAGATTGAAAATCCCGAAAATCAATATACCCAACCCGCCCAAGTCACAATTATTAGTCTGCATAAATCCAAGGGTTTAGATTGGGATGTAGTATTTATTCCCTTTATGGATGAGCGCATCTGTCCCGGTAAACCCTATATTCCCGAACCTGTGAAGTTTTTAGGGGATTTTAACCTCCCCGAAGTTGCCAGAATGCAAATGCGTGCGTTAATTAATCAAGAGGAATTACCTGACTCTAACTCAGCTTGGCTCCATGCCCAAACCCTCAAGCAGTTTGAAGAATTTCGATTGCTATACATGGGGATGACTCGTCCGAAGCGATTGCTACATATTTCCGCCAGTACCAAAGCTCCATTTTCTTGGAATAATCTGGATAGTAAAAGTCAGTTTAAGCCCTGCCCAGCGATCGCCCAACTTGCCCAAAAATTTCCCCAGTCCGTAGTTCCTTGCTCGCATCTGAATTAGATTCAGAATTAGATTTTGTGAGTAGTTGAGGATTTTTAAGATTGATTAGTATAGACAGGTAATAGTTCGTTAATATTTACGGAGAATCCCGATAAAACCTTGGGTGAGTAAGCCTGTTGCGTATTTGCAAATAGCTGCCATTTCACTTGTGATTGTTCTTCTAGTAGTTCTAAAGTAGCGATGATAATTAACCGATTCTTAGGAAAAACCAACCATACTTCCTCTGCACCAGCTTGTAAATATTCTTCAGCTTTAGAAAAAATGTCTTCAACTACATCATTGGGAGAAGCAATTTCAATCACAAGTGGAAAACATTCAGGTAGAGTTATAAAATCATCATTCCCATAGACCTCAACCTGTTTAGTCGACATATAGGCAACATCGGGCTTTCGAGCTTGCTTGAGCGTACGACAAAGAAGTTCAGTACAGACAATACCAGCCAAATTATTTGCCTTAGCAAAAGTGAGAAGTAATGAAGCTAGTTCTACCTGTAATTTGCTATGAAGAAATCCCATATTTTGTTTCTCAATAATTTGTTCATTTACCCATTCAGAATTTTCAGGAGGATTTTGCATAAATTCCTCAAGGCTGACTTTATGGATTTGTTGATTAGCTATGTGAACGATTCCTGAGAGAATCTGAGGCTTTGATTCAAGTACAGTTGATTCAATTACGGGGGTGGGCATAAAATTTATCTACAAATTTCTGTCTCGATCTTAATGCAAATCTATATTTTGAGTATTCCTGTTTAAGACCATTTGAATTAGTCTTGCCGCTTATTTCCTAGATAATTTTATTAATTGCCTGAAACAATTTAGTTTGCTGAATAACCTACTTTTTTAATTTTCAATGGCTTATTATATGAAGTAATGTAAAGCCTGCAACTCTCCATGTTCAAAAGTATTAAAAGCCCATCCCCTTACACCAAGACTTGGATTAGTAGCATTACTCAGGTTGATAGTACAGTATGGAATGATCTAGCTAAACCCCTAGCAACTCCGTTCTTAGAATGGGAATGGTTATGGAATTTGGAATCTTCTGGTTGTGCGATCGCAACTGAAGGATGGTTACCCAATCATTTACTATTGTGGCGAGATACGAAGCTGGTGGCGGCGGCTCCACTTTATCTAAAGGGACATAGCTATGGCGAATTTGTCTTTGATCATCAATGGGCAGATTTATCAAGACGTTTAGGCATTAACTATTATCCGAAGTTACTGGGCATGGCTCCTTTTACCCCTGCGGCAGGCTATCGGTTTTTACTTGATCCAGATATTACGGATGCGGCAGAAATAAAAAAGATTTTGGATGAGATGTTATTGGAAATTGATCATTTTTGCGATCGCCATCAAATCTCAGGTACTAATTTCTTATTTGTTGACCCAAATTGGAAGCATGAACTAGAATCCCGTGGCTATACTGCTTGGATGCACCATAGTTACATTTGGGAAAATCAAAATTTTCAGAACTTTGATGACTATCTCAAAAGCTTTGACTCCAATCAACGGCGCAATATTAAACGGGAGCGCAAGGCGGTTACCAATGCTAACATCACCATGAAGGTTTATGCGGGCGATCAGATTCCTCACCATTTCTACAGTTTTATGTATGACCTTTACAGTGATACCTGTGATAAGTTTTGGGGCGGTAGTAAGTATTTAAATCGTAAATTTTTTGAGCAGTTACGGACTAGTTTTAGCGATCGCCTCGTATTCACAGCAGGAGAAATTGAGGGTTATCCCACCCCCGTGGGCATGGCTTTTTGTATTCGTAAAGGGACAAACTTGTATGGGCGTTATTGGGGCGCAGTTCAGGATATAGATTGCTTACACTTTGATGCCTGCTATTACACTCCCATTGATTGGGCGATCGCTGAAGGCATAAAAATCTTTGATCCAGGGGCAGGGGGACAACATAAAAAACGCCGAGGTTTTCCTGCTACACCCAATTACAGTTTGCATAGGTTTTATCGTCCCCGTTTAGAACAAATTCTCATTCCCCACATCAAAGAAGTCAATGAATATGAACAAAGACAAATTGCCGCAATCAACCAAGAGCTACCATTTAGTTTTGAACCACCCAAATTAAATTCCATATAAATTCCATATAAAACAACTCTTGGAGACTAATTAAAAATTTGTTAAGCTATAGTCAAAATTAATCGTGTTAAATTTTTTGTTAATTTTGTAGAAATATGTCCACAGAAACCATTGAACGCACTTCAACAGTCCGCAAAATTGCCCCTCGCTATCGAGTTTTGTTGCATAACGATGACTACAACTCTATGGAATATGTAGTACAAAGCCTAATGGAAGTAGTTAATTCCGTAACTCAACCCCAAGCCGTAGATATTATGATGGCTGCACATAATGATGGTTGTGCTTTGGTCATTACCTGTGTCCAAGAACATGCCGAGTTTTATAGTGAAGGCTTAAAGAGTAAAGGACTTAGCAGCAGCATTGAACCAGAGGATTAATTGCGACTTACAGGCACAAAATCATAACCCGTCCCCGAACCTTTACCTGGTTGAACTTTAACTAAAATTGCAGCATTATTGCGATCGCCTGATGGTTGAAATTGAATTTTTGCAGCTTTTGCCACGGCGATCGCCTTTTCAATTACACCTATAACTAGGATTTAAGAGCAATCCATTCACACCATCACTCACCATTGCCCAAACCACCGTAGCAGGGTTAAAGTTAGGCTTGGAAAAGTCACATTCTACCTAACTGATTTTGGTACCATCCGCAAATACCGCCGCCGTAAATTCTTCAGTCATGGATACAGATGCCTTGGAATCCGAACTAAAACAAATTGCGAGATTCTTCTCAAGATTTACTTCTCTACTGCGATCGCTCCGTGAAACATTCCCATACCGCAACTAAACTGAAATACCCCAAGGCTATCGGGCGTAAATTCCACAGGTGTAGTTTGATTCAATACCAAATCTTGAGCAACATGAAAGTCGGGGAAGAGAACTTTTTCTAAGCAACTACTGGGATCGAGGCGAAGGAACTGCAAACATACAGGCTGACCTCGTTTAACCGTTACCAAAGAAGGAACATAACCACCATCAACCGTGATCGTTACCTCTTGAACACCTTCACTCATTTCTGCCTTTTGAGATTTAGGCTTACTTCCTAAAAACCACCAAAGCTGTGCCACCATTAGAGATAAACCGCCTAGAGCGATCGCTACTCTCAGAGTAATAGGTTGTTCAATGGGTTGAAATTTAGCTGAATTGTTATGTTTCATCTCTTGTGCTGACATACTAGAGACGATACCAACGGATAAGCCAATACTTAGCAAAATACCTATCAGTTTTTTCATCAATTTTTCCTTATTTAGTTGAAGTAGAAGTTTCCACAATTTTTTAGCTTTCGTGCCCGTAATATGAGATTATTAATTTGCTTACGTCTTAAGTTTTAATAAACCTAAAAATGACAAAAATTACTCGAAAGAGTTTATCTATTATCTGTCTTTTGGCATTTGGATTGGGAACTTTAAAACTCACAGCTTATATCCCTTCTCCAGTATTTGCCCAAATACAGTCCGAAGCTCCAGATAGTTTGGAAGCCGATAGACTCTCAATTCTAGGAGATCAATTGGAGGCAGCAAGTCGCTATCGTGAAGCAATAGAATCATGGCAAAAGGCATTAAGGCTATATCGAATCCTAGAGAATCGTAAGGGGGAAGGCAAAGTACTTGTAGATTTATGCGTTGTCTATCGCCGATTAGGGCAGTACCAGAAAGCAATTGAATTTGGTGAGCAATCCTTGGTAATATACAGGCAAAACGGCGATCTCAACGGTGAAGGAAATTCACTTGGTAATTTAGCAACTGTTTATCGCTATTTAGGGCAGTACCAGAAAGTAATTGAATTAAATCAACAATCTTTAGCAATTTTTAAGCAAAACGGTAATCGTAAAAATGAAGCAGGTATTCTCAATAATTTAGGTCTAGCTTATAAAAGTCTAGGACAGTATCTAAAAGCATCTGAGTTCTATCAGCAATCTCTAGCAATTAAAAAGGAAATCGGTGACCGAATTGGCGAAGCAAATTCACTTATGAATCTAGGGGATATTTATCGCATCCAAGGACAAAATCAGAAAGCAATTGAATTCACCCATGAGTCCTTTTTAATATTCAAAGAAATTGGCGATCGTAGCGGTGAAGGAAATGCACTCGGAAGTATTGGCAATAATTACCTCAATCTACGCCAGTATCAGAAAGCAATTGAAAGCTACCTAAAATCGTTGTCAATCTTTAAGCAAATTGATGATCGCTATGCTGAAGTGGGTACTCTTAATAACTTGGGTGCTGCATATGGCAATTTAGGACAGTCCCCAAAGGCGATTGAATACTTTCAGCAGTCTTTAATAATCGCAAAGCAAATTGGCGATATCAAAAGTCAGAGAACCGCGCTGAATAATCTCATCAATATATATAACACTCTTGGAAAACAGCAAGAAGCAATTGAATTCCGTCAGCAACTTCTAGAGATAACAAAATAAATTGATTTATATAAAGCTTTAACTTTAGACATGCAATTTTGAATCAGTATGAAAATTTCTTAGCCTCAAAGCATTTGTGACTACTGAAAGAGAACTAAGTGCCATCGCCCCACCCGCCACAATGGGATTAAGCAGCCAGCCCCAGATCGGATAGAGAATCCCAGCCGCAATCGGAATCCCTGCCACATTGTAGATAAAAGCGAAAAAGAGATTTTGTTGAATATTACTAATCGTGGCTCGACTAAGTTGAATCGCCGTCACTATCCCCTGTAAATCTCCTGAAATTAGGGTAATATCACTCGCTGCGATCGCCACATCAGTACCTGTACCAATTGCCAAACCCACATCCGCCTGAGCCAAAGCGGGAGCATCATTAATGCCATCACCCACCATTGCGACAACTTTACCTTCAGCTTGTAATTCTCTGATTTTTTCCACTTTTTGATCGGGACGTACCCCCGCAAATACCCGTCTGATTCCGACTTCACGGGCGATCGCCTCGGCAGTAGATTGATTATCACCAGTCAACATTACCACTTCTATTTTCATCTTTTGTAAAGTATTAACTACACTCTGAGATGAGGATTTAAGTTTGTCCGCAATCCCAATCAGACCCTGAGCGATACCATTGACCGCAATTAAAACCACAGTTTTACCACCTGTTTCCCAAGAGTCTTGATATTCATATAACTCACTCGTATCAATCTTTAACTCATCCAACCATCGTCTTGTGCCAATTTGGACTAAGAAGTTATCGACTTTTCCTTGCACTCCACTACCTGTGATCGCCATAAAATCAGTTGCTGCAGGAATAGGAATATCTTTCTGTTTAGCATGATTAACAATAGCTTCAGCCAAAGGATGCTCGGAATTACGTTCGATCGCTGCTACAAGTTTTAATAATTGATCATCATTCTTATTCACAGAGAATATATCTGTCACAACTGGCTTGCCTTCCGTTAGTGTCCCCGTTTTATCTAAAACAATCGTTTGAATTTTATGAGCGAGTTCTAAACTAGCAGCATCCTTAATTAAAATTCCGTTCTCTGCACCTTTCCCAGTCCCAACCATAATCGAAGTCGGAGCTGCTAAACCCAAAGCGCAGGGACAGGCAATAATCAGCACCCCTACTGCCGAAATCGTTGCCAGAGTAACATTACCCATAATCTCAAACCAGATCACAAATGTAGCGATCGCAATGGAAATAACCACAGGTACAAACCAACCTGTTACCTGATCTGCCAGTCTCTGAATTGGGGCTTTAGAACCCTGAGCATCCTTTACCAGTTGCACAATTTGTGAAAGTACAGAATCTTTACCGATATGACTAGCTTTAATTTGTAAGCTCCCAGATTTATTCATAGTTGCCCCAATTAAGCGATCGCCCACTTTTTTCTCAACAGGAATACTTTCGCCCGTCACCATCGACTCATCAACGGTAGAATTACCTGCGATCGCCTCTCCATCCACAGGGATTTTCTCCCCTGGACGCACTAAAACCACATCACCAATGATCACATCTTCTATGGGAATATCTGACTCCTTCCCATCTCTGATTACTCTGGCAGTTTTTGCCTGCAATCCTATTAACTTCCGAATTGCCTCCGATGTTTCCCCCTTTGCCTGATTCTCAAATAATTTACCCAAAAGGATTAAAGTGATTACAACTACCGAAACTTCATAGTAAACTTCAGGCTGTAGTCCTTGAGAGATAAAGAAATTAGGATTAAGTGTAACTGTGATCGAGTAAGAGAATGCTGCGAGCGTTCCCAAGCCAATCAGCGTATCCATGGTCGCTGTGTGATTTTTAAATGCTTTCCATGCTCCAATGTAAAATGAACTCCCACACCACAACTGTACAGGTAGAGCAAGGGCAAGCTGGAGCCAAGGATTATGCAGCCAGTCAGGAATTATGGGAATAGATAACCCTGTCATCATAGAAATCGAACCAATTACCAAAATTATGCCAATTACGCCACCCACCCAAACTTTACGGGTCAGATCTTGAGTTTCTTGCAGTCGAGTTTTTTTATCAGCATCTTCATTTACTTGATCTGGCAGAATTGCTTCATAGCCAATATCTGCGATCACTTTTTGAATAGCCGCAGGACTGGTTTTTTGAGGGTCATATTCGATCGCTACTTCTTCGGTCGCAAAATTAACATTGCTACTACTGACACCAGATATAGAGCGAGTTGCAGTTTCAATACTACTGGTACAACCAGCACATCGCATTCCTTTTAAATTAAGCGTGACTTTACTCATCTTTAATCCTTTTTTAGCTAATTGCCATCATTCATCATTATCACTTCTCAATTGTCTAGGTTTTCTCTCCTTGTTCTGACTTCTTGGGTAATCTTTTCTTGAATGCTGACTTTATCTTTAATCAAATTTCAAATAAGGATCGGGGAAGACTTGACTGTCTGATGATCGATTGAAGTGTACCGATCTTGATTTCTGAATAGTTAGGGATGGGAACTGTAATAGTAGAGTCATCAGTTTTCTTTTGCATAATGATATGACTTCCTCGCTGTCTAACCTGAGTAAAGCCATTTGCACTTAAAATTTGACAGAGTTCCTTTGCTGAAAGTACTCGTAGTTTACCCAACTGCTACCTCAATTTGAGTTATGTATATTTCTGAATACATTCTTGCTTCTAACTCATTTGGGCTTGCCATTTCAAAGAATAGCTCGATCGCCTCAACCAGATTATTTCTTGCTTCTTCAACCGATTCGCCTTGGCTGGCAATATCTATCTGTGGGCAAAGGGATACATAACCATCATTTTCACGCTCAATAATGCAAGTTAGCTGTTTGATTTGTTTCATATAATTTAGTTGTTTTTTCTTATTTTACTCATCACTCAACAACTTGAACTCAAATCTTTGCTTTGCCTCTTCCCATTGGCTTTCTGCATCACTTCTCAATTGTCTGGCTTTTTCTCTCCTAGTTCTCACTTCTTTGGCGATCTTTTCTTGAATAGCGATCAACTAATCTTAATAATTTGTTGTAGAGAACTTTTTAACGTCTGAATATCTGGTGTTTCTAATTTGCCAAGTTTTTTAAGTACAAGAGATTTCTCCAGAGTTGTGATGATTGGCTTGATTACTGAGGGCTTAATCAGTCCTGCTCTTGACCAATCAGATATAAGCATCTCACCAAATTGCAAACTTACTTGACTGGTGACAGCAATTAAAATTATGTCTAGTTTCTGCTGATTATAAATATCGGAACTGATTACAATGGTTGGGCGTTTTTTGGTGGTGGTTTGATCCGTAAAAGGGAACGGAACTAAAAGCACATCTCCAAAACTATAGGTTGTCATAAGCTGCATCTTCAGGATTATCCCATATTTTTGAAAAACTGTTTTCAGAGAGTTTAGTAGCTTCATAAACCAGATTTTTATCAGATTCGGTTTCACGTTGATAGAGAAAATCAACGAAGTCTTCTATTTCTATGATTTTATCGGATGGGAGTTTGCGAATCTTTTCTAGTAATCTTTGCTCAACTGTAATGCTGTTATTCACTTTTTTAGTCTCCTAATTTAATACTTAATTTTACTCTTCACTCAACAACTTGCGCTGAAATCTTTGCTTTGCCTCTGCTTGGGGATTTTAATATCTATCCTAATGGGAAACCGCCGTAGCTTTCAATTATTTGGTCAATGCGATCCATCTTTTCTATGGTTTCGCCAAGAATGGAAATGATATTTTGATAATGGGATAAGTCATCGTAGGTTAATTCTCGATTCTTTCTGTCCTTCAGCCATTTCTGACAGACTTGATAGCCACCGATATAAAAGTTCCAGATTGCTGTAGGTACAGGCTCAAAGTATTGAACTTTATTGATATAAACTCTTTGATTAGTTTCGTCATATTTTACTTGCTCAACTATGTTCGATCCAGAAATGGGATAACTACAAATCTCACTTCCTGTCTCTTTCATTAAATGTAGTTGGACTAATCTCTCTCCTAAATTTGCTAGTTCCCAAAACAGTTTGACATCAGAAGTCAAGGGCACACGGGGAAAGTCTATTTTTAGAAATTCGGCATAACGAGATCGATATTGTGGGGAATGAAAAACGGCATAGATGTAGTTAAAAATATCTTCTGGTGCAAAGGTTTTAATTTGATCGCCTTTTCCATCAGTCAAGAATTGTAGGTTTAGTTTTTGCGAAAATTCAGTAATAAATTCTGGAGCTAAATTAGGACTGCGTGTAGTATATTCTGATTCCTGAAGGATGGTATCGGTGGGATAAAGATAGAGAGGGAAGTTATGATTAGATTCCTTAGTGATATTAGAAATTAGGCAGTCATTAGGAACTAAATCAGTAACAAAGACGTGCTTATAGTCATTTGTAGATATTTGACGAGAACAAATAAGACATAGATTATCTTTTCTAAATAGATGTTTCCTAAGTTCGGGTCTTATTCTATCCATAACATATTCAGAATAGAACATGAAACGATTATCAAGTGGTCGGTAAGAACACAAATCAATAAACTTTTCTAAATCCTGATTCTGTAATGCTGTAGCTGCAATTCCTATATTGAAATTTTTAAGATCATATTTATCTAAAAAAGAATAGTCCAATTTTTTGAAGCTTACTAATTCGTTAATTCTATCGGCGATGATATTTTTTTGTAAATCTATTGCAAAGTGATCCCTATGAGTTTTGAAACCATAAACATGATTCGGCATTATGTCAGTAATTTTCCAGAACTTCTGATATTCATCGGATATGTATCCATTTTGATCCTTAAATATATAGAAAGGAATAGATGGTTTTATGGTTTGCCACTGAGTCGAACTAATATCATTTTCTGCAAGCCAGTGATATTTACCGCCTACTAACTGCTTATTATCATAAACTTCTCTCGCTCCCCATAAATCGGCATGATAAACCGTTGCTACATCTTGCTGGCTATTTTGATACTTAATGAAAATTCCGATCGCTACGCCCTGCTGAATATCGAATACATTTTTATCAGGTGAACCATCAGGGCAGACCTCCTTTTTCTTGCTGTTTCCATGCAAATCTAAAACATAAATTTCATCAAAGGTTTTCATTAAGCTCTGACGCATTCCCCGAAAAGTTGGATTATCCAAATAGCCATGATTTGTAATCAAAGCCATCACACCATAGCCTGTTTCAGAAATTCGATGTTGAGCAAAACGGATAAACTTCACATAATCATCTAATAAGCCTTTAGGGTTTCTTTCGCCTAATGGTTTGCCGTCCACTTGATAATAATCTTTAACCAAACTCACAATCCAAGGATCAGTATTCATCGACTGATAAGAATAGGGCGGATTGCCTAGAATTACCATTACAGGAGTGTCTTGCTTCACATCTCTTGCTGCTTCGGCTTCATCCCTAATCCGATTCATAAACCCATCTGCCGCAGGAATTTGAAAAGCTTCTTGCAACGTATTCGTCAAGTAAATTCGTAATCGTTCTTCCGAGCTAAAATCATAGCCCAACTGCTGCAACTGCAAACCCAGCTTCATGTGTGCCACCGTGTAAGGAGCCATTAGCAACTCAAATCCAAACAAACGGGGTAGTAAATGTTGACTCACATAGCCCGACCACATTCCCTTTTGATTTTTGAAACTCTCATAAATATGGTCAATTACCGCATACATAAAAGTTCCTGTTCCCACCGCAGGATCGAGAATTAAAACCTGATGAGTTTCTATTGTTCCTTCACCTTTAGGAATAGAAATCTTTTTAGCATCAGCCAAACCCTTAGCAATCTTAAATTTGTGTTTGAGAACATAATCCACACTCCGCACAATATAGGAAACCACTGGCTCTGGCGTGTAATAAACTCCCCTAGACTCACGCATTTTGGCATCATATTCAGCTAAAAACGTCTCATAAAAATGTACCACTGGATCTGATTGACGAGTGCGCTTGCCAAAATCCTTTAGAATCTCTGCCATATCTGTTTGCTTCAGAATATTTGCTAAAGTATCCACCGCCCATGCAATTCTTTCATCTAAATCTATGCCTGCAATTTGCGAAAAGATACTGCGTAAAAATGGATTTGTTTTAGGTAGATCGTAGGCTGCTGTTTTGCGAGAGAACTCACTCGGACTATCCGTACTACATCTTGCCGCAAATAAACCATAGGCGATCGTCTGAGCATACATATCCGCAAATTGTTCACTTGTTAAATCTCGAATTAGCACCTTTTGAAAAGA
Encoded here:
- a CDS encoding ATP-dependent helicase, which translates into the protein MPIDTPIDMPIELQTAIADLRNYLRPDQRKMSYWQDGEMAVSAVPGAGKSTGMATLAAIAILEHNLNRNHQLIIVTFTRAAANNIRSKVNQKLAELLREPRLARTFQTAFIANTLHGLAFSIAGSHRELAGFSENETKIISESQKLRLVRLAIAEWIRNYPQQYNHLIAGRSFDGEESERLRRQTVLRTDILPSLALEIISTAKSSQLLPQNLQEQGEILETGAGLYETYNKLLKAEQAIDYDDMIIGSLRVLENPTARQLWQERTFAVFEDEAQDSSPLQTQLLKQLATKSDNNANNSTNLVRVGDPNQAINSTFTTADPSFFAAFCQRAKQVVTIAQAGRSCMEIINAANYVLDWVNTSYYAQSREKPFLAQHITPVGDANPSALGLGLEIQFPEDIDQTMAVIKQRIINLLAEDANLAIAILVRNHNQGKYIYRYLSDLKDTQDIKVYDVEDRDRSLKIPKEMLGILQFIERPHSPDNLKACLQILLDRQLIKPQDFNALASLPEQFLYPTPLDRPFHPQSQIAQSICRSLLRSRMELPLYNLIAFIALTLNYNQGELATADKLSDRLRQELVGTYNIANLLSTLQEIVLSEKFEVIEIENPENQYTQPAQVTIISLHKSKGLDWDVVFIPFMDERICPGKPYIPEPVKFLGDFNLPEVARMQMRALINQEELPDSNSAWLHAQTLKQFEEFRLLYMGMTRPKRLLHISASTKAPFSWNNLDSKSQFKPCPAIAQLAQKFPQSVVPCSHLN
- a CDS encoding Uma2 family endonuclease; the protein is MPTPVIESTVLESKPQILSGIVHIANQQIHKVSLEEFMQNPPENSEWVNEQIIEKQNMGFLHSKLQVELASLLLTFAKANNLAGIVCTELLCRTLKQARKPDVAYMSTKQVEVYGNDDFITLPECFPLVIEIASPNDVVEDIFSKAEEYLQAGAEEVWLVFPKNRLIIIATLELLEEQSQVKWQLFANTQQAYSPKVLSGFSVNINELLPVYTNQS
- a CDS encoding GNAT family N-acetyltransferase; amino-acid sequence: MFKSIKSPSPYTKTWISSITQVDSTVWNDLAKPLATPFLEWEWLWNLESSGCAIATEGWLPNHLLLWRDTKLVAAAPLYLKGHSYGEFVFDHQWADLSRRLGINYYPKLLGMAPFTPAAGYRFLLDPDITDAAEIKKILDEMLLEIDHFCDRHQISGTNFLFVDPNWKHELESRGYTAWMHHSYIWENQNFQNFDDYLKSFDSNQRRNIKRERKAVTNANITMKVYAGDQIPHHFYSFMYDLYSDTCDKFWGGSKYLNRKFFEQLRTSFSDRLVFTAGEIEGYPTPVGMAFCIRKGTNLYGRYWGAVQDIDCLHFDACYYTPIDWAIAEGIKIFDPGAGGQHKKRRGFPATPNYSLHRFYRPRLEQILIPHIKEVNEYEQRQIAAINQELPFSFEPPKLNSI
- the clpS gene encoding ATP-dependent Clp protease adapter ClpS; the encoded protein is MSTETIERTSTVRKIAPRYRVLLHNDDYNSMEYVVQSLMEVVNSVTQPQAVDIMMAAHNDGCALVITCVQEHAEFYSEGLKSKGLSSSIEPED
- a CDS encoding cupredoxin domain-containing protein, yielding MKKLIGILLSIGLSVGIVSSMSAQEMKHNNSAKFQPIEQPITLRVAIALGGLSLMVAQLWWFLGSKPKSQKAEMSEGVQEVTITVDGGYVPSLVTVKRGQPVCLQFLRLDPSSCLEKVLFPDFHVAQDLVLNQTTPVEFTPDSLGVFQFSCGMGMFHGAIAVEK
- a CDS encoding tetratricopeptide repeat protein yields the protein MTKITRKSLSIICLLAFGLGTLKLTAYIPSPVFAQIQSEAPDSLEADRLSILGDQLEAASRYREAIESWQKALRLYRILENRKGEGKVLVDLCVVYRRLGQYQKAIEFGEQSLVIYRQNGDLNGEGNSLGNLATVYRYLGQYQKVIELNQQSLAIFKQNGNRKNEAGILNNLGLAYKSLGQYLKASEFYQQSLAIKKEIGDRIGEANSLMNLGDIYRIQGQNQKAIEFTHESFLIFKEIGDRSGEGNALGSIGNNYLNLRQYQKAIESYLKSLSIFKQIDDRYAEVGTLNNLGAAYGNLGQSPKAIEYFQQSLIIAKQIGDIKSQRTALNNLINIYNTLGKQQEAIEFRQQLLEITK
- a CDS encoding heavy metal translocating P-type ATPase produces the protein MSKVTLNLKGMRCAGCTSSIETATRSISGVSSSNVNFATEEVAIEYDPQKTSPAAIQKVIADIGYEAILPDQVNEDADKKTRLQETQDLTRKVWVGGVIGIILVIGSISMMTGLSIPIIPDWLHNPWLQLALALPVQLWCGSSFYIGAWKAFKNHTATMDTLIGLGTLAAFSYSITVTLNPNFFISQGLQPEVYYEVSVVVITLILLGKLFENQAKGETSEAIRKLIGLQAKTARVIRDGKESDIPIEDVIIGDVVLVRPGEKIPVDGEAIAGNSTVDESMVTGESIPVEKKVGDRLIGATMNKSGSLQIKASHIGKDSVLSQIVQLVKDAQGSKAPIQRLADQVTGWFVPVVISIAIATFVIWFEIMGNVTLATISAVGVLIIACPCALGLAAPTSIMVGTGKGAENGILIKDAASLELAHKIQTIVLDKTGTLTEGKPVVTDIFSVNKNDDQLLKLVAAIERNSEHPLAEAIVNHAKQKDIPIPAATDFMAITGSGVQGKVDNFLVQIGTRRWLDELKIDTSELYEYQDSWETGGKTVVLIAVNGIAQGLIGIADKLKSSSQSVVNTLQKMKIEVVMLTGDNQSTAEAIAREVGIRRVFAGVRPDQKVEKIRELQAEGKVVAMVGDGINDAPALAQADVGLAIGTGTDVAIAASDITLISGDLQGIVTAIQLSRATISNIQQNLFFAFIYNVAGIPIAAGILYPIWGWLLNPIVAGGAMALSSLSVVTNALRLRNFHTDSKLHV
- a CDS encoding type II toxin-antitoxin system HicA family toxin: MGKLRVLSAKELCQILSANGFTQVRQRGSHIIMQKKTDDSTITVPIPNYSEIKIGTLQSIIRQSSLPRSLFEI
- a CDS encoding type II toxin-antitoxin system HicB family antitoxin, translating into MKQIKQLTCIIERENDGYVSLCPQIDIASQGESVEEARNNLVEAIELFFEMASPNELEARMYSEIYITQIEVAVG
- a CDS encoding type II toxin-antitoxin system PemK/MazF family toxin, translating into MTTYSFGDVLLVPFPFTDQTTTKKRPTIVISSDIYNQQKLDIILIAVTSQVSLQFGEMLISDWSRAGLIKPSVIKPIITTLEKSLVLKKLGKLETPDIQTLKSSLQQIIKIS
- a CDS encoding DUF2281 domain-containing protein, which codes for MNNSITVEQRLLEKIRKLPSDKIIEIEDFVDFLYQRETESDKNLVYEATKLSENSFSKIWDNPEDAAYDNL